In Dermacentor silvarum isolate Dsil-2018 chromosome 2, BIME_Dsil_1.4, whole genome shotgun sequence, the following proteins share a genomic window:
- the LOC125939610 gene encoding progranulin-like has translation MGMPTAIYILALLAGLVASQKTCPDGSLCNTGDTCCKLRSGKYSCCPLPNAVCCDDQEHCCPSRYRCDNETDACKPASARTAHVEALVLQTLENTDRQQQNDYVPCGLPDDAVCPASHTCCTTTSKSKATNHSCCPSRNAVCCADGKHCCPARTTCQPASGRCSYDDADAPGTGLPAKPYDKMRTTTAVKAIPTECKGGFCATSSSRNTVGRCPPDYYQCSNPVYCCPVNLLCTFTGACVPMPFFVPKIDAARHYEN, from the exons ATGGGAATGCCAACCGCAATCTACATCCTTGCACTCCTCGCGGGGCTTGTCGCCAGCCAAAAGACCTGCCCAGATGGATCACTGTGCAACACCG GAGACACGTGCTGCAAGCTGAGAAGCGGCAAGTACAGCTGCTGCCCCCTTCCCAACGCTGTCTGCTGCGACGACCAGGAGCACTGCTGTCCCTCCCGTTACCGCTGCGACAACGAGACGGACGCCTGCAAGCCGGCCAGTGCACGAACGGCTCACGTCGAAGCCCTCGTGTTGCAGACGCTCGAAAACACTGACAGGCAACAACAAAACGACTACGTCCCGTGCGGTCTACCGGACGACGCAGTCTGTCCCGCCAGCCACACGTGCTGCACGACGACGTCGAAGTCGAAAGCCACCAACCACAGCTGCTGCCCCTCCCGGAACGCCGTGTGCTGCGCTGATGGGAAACACTGCTGTCCCGCACGGACCACGTGCCAGCCAGCGTCTGGACGGTGCAGCTACGACGACGCTGACGCGCCGGGAACTGGGCTTCCGGCGAAACCGTACGACAAGATGCGGACGACGACGGCAGTGAAGGCCATCCCGACTGAATGTAAAGGCGGATTCTGTGCCACAAGCTCTTCGCGGAACACTGTTGGCCGCTGTCCGCCGGACTATTACCAGTGCTCAAACCCTGTCTACTGCTGTCCTGTCAACCTCCTCTGCACGTTCACGGGCGCCTGCGTGCCGATGCCGTTCTTTGTGCCAAAGATTGACGCGGCGCGCCATTACGAGAACTGA